One part of the Lotus japonicus ecotype B-129 chromosome 2, LjGifu_v1.2 genome encodes these proteins:
- the LOC130740389 gene encoding senescence-specific cysteine protease SAG39-like: MASKTVLNITSLALLLVFGFLSFEANARTLEDASMHERHEQWMAQYGKVYKDSYEKELRSKIFKENVQRIEAFNNAGNKSYKLSINQFADLTNEEFKARNRFKGHMCSNSTRTPTFKYEHVTSVPASLDWRQKGAVTPIKDQGQCGCCWAFSAVAATEGITKLSTGKLISLSEQELVDCDTKGVDQGCEGGLMDDAFKFIMQNKGLNTEAKYPYQGVDATCNANAEAKDAASIKGFEDVPANSESALLKAVANQPISVAIDASGSEFQFYSSGVFTGSCGTELDHGVTAVGYGSDGGTKYWLVKNSWGEQWGEQGYIRMQRDVAAEEGLCGIAMQASYPTA; the protein is encoded by the exons ATGGCTTCCAAAACTGTACTTAACATCACTTCATTGGCTTTGCTTCTTGTGTTTGGATTCTTGTCTTTTGAGGCCAATGCTCGCACTCTTGAAGATGCTTCAATGCATGAGAGGCATGAGCAATGGATGGCTCAGTATGGAAAAGTCTACAAGGACTCTTATGAGAAAGAGTTGCGGTCCAAGATATTCAAAGAAAACGTTCAACGCATAGAAGCCTTTAACAATGCTGGAAACAAGTCTTACAAGCTAAGCATCAACCAATTTGCTGATCTCACAAATGAGGAATTCAAAGCCAGAAATAGATTCAAGGGTCACATGTGCTCCAATTCTACAAGGACACCAACATTTAAGTATGAACATGTGACATCAGTGCCAGCTTCATTAGATTGGAGGCAGAAAGGAGCTGTCACACCCATTAAGGACCAAGGCCAATGTG GATGTTGCTGGGCATTTTCTGCTGTGGCAGCAACAGAAGGTATCACCAAGCTGAGTACTGGCAAATTGATCTCTTTATCCGAGCAAGAGCTAGTTGATTGTGACACAAAGGGTGTGGACCAAGGTTGTGAAGGGGGTCTAATGGATGATGCCTTCAAATTTATAATGCAAAACAAAGGACTCAACACAGAAGCCAAGTACCCATACCAGGGTGTTGATGCAACATGCAATGCAAATGCAGAAGCCAAAGATGCAGCCAGCATTAAGGGGTTTGAGGATGTCCCTGCCAACAGTGAGAGTGCACTGCTCAAAGCTGTTGCTAATCAACCTATTTCTGTGGCTATTGATGCTAGCGGATCTGagtttcaattttattcaagtGGTGTCTTCACTGGATCATGTGGCACTGAATTGGATCATGGTGTCACTGCTGTTGGGTATGGAAGTGATGGTGGAACCAAATATTGGTTGGTCAAGAATTCATGGGGAGAACAGTGGGGTGAACAAGGATACATTAGGATGCAGAGAGATGTTGCTGCTGAAGAAGGCTTGTGCGGCATTGCAATGCAGGCTTCTTACCCCACTGCATAG